DNA from Aureimonas sp. AU20:
CACGCCCGCGTCGGGCGGCGATGCCCGGTAGCCTACAGCCCGCATGTCCGCTCTCCCCGTCCTGACGGCGCGAGGCCTGATCTACCGCGCCGGCCCGCGCCATCAAGACGTGTCGACGGCTTGGCGCCTCAGGTGGCGAGGCCGAGCTCCTGGAGGAGCGCCCCGATCCGGGCCTGCTCGGCGGTGAGGAAGGTGCTGAACTCGGCCGCGTTCATGTAGAGATTTTCCCAGCCGCGCGTGCGGCAGACCTCGTTCCACTGGTCGCTGCGGGCCATCTCGCCCATCGCCTCGTCCAGGGCGGCGAGATCCGCGCCGGCAAGGCCCGGGGCGCCCATGAAGCCGCGCCAGTTCACGAGGTCGGTGGCCACGCCCTGCTCGCGGAAGGTCGGGATGTCGACGCCGGGCAGGCGCTGGGGCGAGGAGATGCCGAGCGCGCGCAGCGCCCCGGTCTTGATGAGATCGGCGAACTCGCCATAGCCGCCGGTCGCCACCGTCACGCGGTTGGTGAGCACCAGCGGCAGCATCTCGGAGCCGGCACCGACCACGATATAGTTCATCTTCGACACGTCGTTGCCGCTCGCCTTGATGACGAGGGCGCTGACGAAATGATCGGGGCTGCCGAGCCCGAAGCCGCCCCAGGAAACCGAGCCCGGATTCTCCCGGTACATGGCGAGGAGATCGTCCAGCGTCTTCAGCGGGGAGGCGGCGGCGACCACGAGCGGCTGATACTCGCCCTGGAGCCGAGCGACGGGCGTCACGTCGGCGAGCGTCACCGGGCTCTTGTTGATGGCGACCGCGCCGACCATGCCGAGGCCGGCGGTCAGAAGCTGGTCGCGGCGCGCGGCGTTGACGAACTGGGCAAGGCCCACCGTGCCGCCCGCGCCGGGCACGTTGGCGACCTCGACATTGTCGATGATTGCGCGGTCCTGAAGGATGGTCTGCGCGGTGCGCGCCAGCGTGTCGTAGCCGCCGCCCGTGGAGGCCGCCGCCAGGATGCTGGCGTCCTCGAGCTTCGCCGCGAGGGCCGGTCTAAGCGAGCCGAAGCCCATCGCGCCCATCGCTCCGCCAACCGCCAGCCATTTGGAAAGATCGCGCCGCGTCCAGTTCATTCGCATGCCTCCCGCTTGCGCCGCCCTCCCGGCGGCGGGCAAAGCTTAGGAAAGCCCGAGGGCCGGGTCGAGAAAGCGCACCAACGAAAAAGGGCGCGGCCGAAGCCGCACCCTTTCAACATGTCGTGACTGGAGCCTGCGATGGCGCCCGATCAGGCGACCTTGCGGCTCTTCTCGAAGCGCTTGCGCTCGTTCGGGTCGAGATAGAGCTTGCGCAGGCGGATGTTCTTGGGCGTGACCTCGACCAGCTCGTCGTCCTGAATCCAGGACAGGGCGCGGTCGAGCGTCATGCGGATCGGCGTGGTCAGGCGAACCGCCTCGTCCTTACCGGCGGCGCGGATGTTGGTCAGCTGCTTGCCCTTGAGGACGTTGACCTCAAGATCGTTGTCGCGCTGGTGGATGCCGATGATCATGCCGGCATAGACCTTGACGCCCGGGTCGATGACCATGGGCCCGCGATCTTCCAGGTTGAACATGGCGTAGGCCACGGCCTCGCCCGCCGCGTTGGCGATGAGAACGCCGTTGGTGCGGCCGGCTAGCTCGCCCTTATAGGGGGCGTAGGAGTGGAACAGGCGGTTCATGATCGCCGTGCCGCGCGTGTCGGTCAGGAGTTCCGACTGGTAGCCGATCAGGCCGCGCGTCGGCGCCAGGAAGACCAGACGCTGGCGACCGCCGCCCGAGGGGCGCAGCTCCTTCATCTCGCCCTTGCGCTCGCTCATCTTCTGAACGACGACGCCCGAATGCTCCTCGTCGACGTCGATCACGACCTCTTCGATCGGCTCCAGCGTCTCGCCGCTCGCCTCGTCCTTCTGCATGACGACGCGGGGACGCGACACGCCGAGCTCGAAGCCTTCGCGGCGCATGGTCTCGATCAGAACGGCGAGCTGCAGTTCGCCGCGGCCCGACACGAAGAAGGAGTCCTTGTCCTCGGACTCTTCGATCTTGAGCGCGACGTTGCCCTCGGCCTCCTTGAACAGACGGTCGCGGATCACGCGGCTCGTCACCTTATCGCCCTCGGTGCCCGCGAGCGGGCTATCGTTGACGATAAAGCTCATGGTCACGGTCGGCGGGTCGATCGGCTGCGCGACGAGCGGCTCGTTCACCTGCGGGTCGCAGAACGTGTCGGCGACGGTGCCCTTCTGCAGGCCCGCGATGGCGACGATGTCGCCGGCCTCGGCGTAGTCGATCGGCGTGCGCTCCAGGCCCCGGAAGGCGAGGATCTTGGAGATGCGGCCGCTTTCGAGAAGCTGGCCTTCGCCGTTCAGAACCTTGACGGCCTGGTTCGGCTTGATCGAGCCGGACTGGATGCGGCCCGTGATGAGACGGCCGAGGAAGGGGTTGGCCTCGAGGATCGTGCCGATCATCTTGAAGGGCTCGTCCTTGCCGGCGGTGTCCGGCTCGGGAACATGCTTCAGGATAAGGTCGAACAGGGGCTCCAGGCCCTTGTCCTGCGGGCCATCCGGCGCGTCGGCCATCCAGCCGCCGCGGCCCGAGCCGTAGACGACGGGGAAGTCGAGCTGCTCTTCGGTGGCGT
Protein-coding regions in this window:
- a CDS encoding tripartite tricarboxylate transporter substrate binding protein translates to MNWTRRDLSKWLAVGGAMGAMGFGSLRPALAAKLEDASILAAASTGGGYDTLARTAQTILQDRAIIDNVEVANVPGAGGTVGLAQFVNAARRDQLLTAGLGMVGAVAINKSPVTLADVTPVARLQGEYQPLVVAAASPLKTLDDLLAMYRENPGSVSWGGFGLGSPDHFVSALVIKASGNDVSKMNYIVVGAGSEMLPLVLTNRVTVATGGYGEFADLIKTGALRALGISSPQRLPGVDIPTFREQGVATDLVNWRGFMGAPGLAGADLAALDEAMGEMARSDQWNEVCRTRGWENLYMNAAEFSTFLTAEQARIGALLQELGLAT
- the typA gene encoding translational GTPase TypA; the encoded protein is MKLRNIAIIAHVDHGKTTLVDKLLSQSGSFRENQRTEERAMDSNDLEKERGITILAKATSVVWKDVRINIVDTPGHADFGGEVERILNMVDGAVILVDASEGPMPQTKFVLGKALKVGLKPIVAINKIDRPDERHEEVLNEIFDLFVNLDATEEQLDFPVVYGSGRGGWMADAPDGPQDKGLEPLFDLILKHVPEPDTAGKDEPFKMIGTILEANPFLGRLITGRIQSGSIKPNQAVKVLNGEGQLLESGRISKILAFRGLERTPIDYAEAGDIVAIAGLQKGTVADTFCDPQVNEPLVAQPIDPPTVTMSFIVNDSPLAGTEGDKVTSRVIRDRLFKEAEGNVALKIEESEDKDSFFVSGRGELQLAVLIETMRREGFELGVSRPRVVMQKDEASGETLEPIEEVVIDVDEEHSGVVVQKMSERKGEMKELRPSGGGRQRLVFLAPTRGLIGYQSELLTDTRGTAIMNRLFHSYAPYKGELAGRTNGVLIANAAGEAVAYAMFNLEDRGPMVIDPGVKVYAGMIIGIHQRDNDLEVNVLKGKQLTNIRAAGKDEAVRLTTPIRMTLDRALSWIQDDELVEVTPKNIRLRKLYLDPNERKRFEKSRKVA